In Salvelinus alpinus chromosome 19, SLU_Salpinus.1, whole genome shotgun sequence, the genomic stretch cgcttgttcacagcctggaGTACTTTTTTACGTTTTAACCCCACGgttacttggtagtgtgtaccgttGTTCGAttagtcggcgaaagccaacatcatccacgacagagaacggttgattgtcaggGGCAATGAATtacattatcttggcgttaatggatttcgcctttgagttgtctctctgaaatgttcttaatctttcaaatgactgctcaactTGAACTTGTTGAGTTGTTGTGAGTGTGCTCTTACTGTTTTTCTACTTTTGTTCTGTCTAGCGCTGTATttttcgtggcgtcattacgtcatctatTTACGTTATATACGTAtccacgtcagctttgacatcggttttgcacatcggccttaaactagacatcgggcggATGTTGGTATTTTTAGCTGATATCGGCCAATTTCTGATATTCTCActgatatattgtgcatccctaattgcagccttattctaaaatggattgcttagttttttcccctcatcagatctacacacaataccccataatgacaaagcaaaaacaggttattagaattctttgcaaatgtattaaaaatattaaATGGAAATATtaaatttgcataagtattcagaccctttactcagtactttgtttgaagcacctttggcagtgattacagcctcgagtcttcttgggtatgacgctacaagcttgacacacctgtatttggggagtttctcccattcttctctgcagatcctcccaagctctatcaggttggatggggagcatcgctaaacagttattttcaggtccctccagagatgttcaatcaggttcaagtccgggctctgatgtgtcccgaagccacttctgcgttgtcttggctgtgtggttagggttgttgtcctgttggaaggtgaacctttgcccaagtctgaggtcctgagcgctctggagcaggttttcatcaaggatctctctgtactttgctccgttcatctttccctcgatcctgacttgtctcccagtcactgtcgctgaaaaacatgcccacggcatgatgctgccacctccatgcttcaccttagggatggtgccaggtttcctccagatgtgacgcttggcattcaggccaaagagttcaatcttggtttcatcagaccagagaatcttgtttctcatggtctgagatttctttaggtgccttttggaaaactccaagcgggctgtcgtgccttttactgaggagtgacttccgtctggccattctaccatacaggcctgattggtgaagtgctgcagagatggttgtccttctggaaggttctcccatcaccacagaggaactctggagctctgtcagagcgaccatctgtttcttagtcacctccctgacaaaggcccttctcccctgtgtTTCTGAGTTtgcccgggcggccagctctaggaagagtcttggtggttccaaacttcttccattttaagaatgatggaggccactgtgttcttggggaccttcaatgttgcagacatttttctatgccttgacacaattctgtcttggaacactacggacaattcctttgacctcatggcttggtttttgctctgacatgcactgtcaactgggggacctcacataaacaggtgtgtgtgcctttttcaaattaattgaatttactacaggtagactccaatcaagttgtagaaacatctcaaggatgatcatttgaaacaggatgcacctgagctcaatttcgagtctcatagcaaagggtctgaatacttatgtaaataaggtgtatttcataaattttagaataaggctgtaatgtaacaaaatgtggaaaaagtgaaggggtctgaatactttcagaatgcactgtacatcctgtttgcaacattgcactaaagtaatactgtagaAAATGTGGTAAAGCAATTAACTATTTTTCCTGAATACAACgtgttatgtttagggcaaatccaatacaacgcATTACTACGTACATTactaagtaccactctccatattttcaagcatagtggtggctgcattatgttatgggtatgcttgtaatagttaagcactggggagattttcaggataaaaaataaacagaatggagctaaatCCAGAGAaatctggttgtctgctttccaacatacACTGGGAGGTGATTTCACTTTTCACCAGGAGAATAACCTAaatcacaaggccaaatatatactggagttgcttatcaagaagacaggaacattcactgagtggccgagttacagttttgacttatgtCTACTTaacaaatctatggcaagacctgaaaatggttgtctagcaatgatcaacaaccaatatgacagagcttgaagaatttataaaagaataatgggcaaatgttgcacaatccaggtgtggaaagcgctTAGAGATTTAACCAGAAAtcactgccgaaggtgcttctacaaagtattgacttcggggtttgaatacttatgtaaattagatatttctgtttttaattttcaatacattagcAAAGATTTCTACGagaatgttttcactttgtcattgagaggtattgtgtgtgtgtagatgggtgagggggaaaaatacatttttttaaatccattttaaatacAGGTTGTTACACAATgtaaaataagtcaaggggtatgaatattttaAGGCACTGCACCTGTCCTTGATTAACAATAGGCTAACCAGTGGATGATGTGTGTTCTTTAACCAGCTCTACCCAGTTCTGTTGGAGAACAGTCATCTTCTTAAAGCCCAGAGGGGTTCTACAGTGGTGGGCTGTGGTTCTAAAGAGCACGTGGCCCACTGTGAGCCGGTCAGCGAGAGCATCGCGGAGGCCCTCCAGAGAACCTCCAAAACCATCCAGGATATCGACAACCTCCTCTCAGCCACAGTACTTTCTAGAGACACCGTCATGCAGGGCAGCGGATAATACAGTCCTGTGTGATGTAGGGTTTACTGTCAGAAAATACTTCTTGCAAATGAGGAACATGTGAAGCAGTCAGAATTATTTATTGGTTTCAGTTTCACTAAGTAAGCATTGTCAGTGTCAAATGCAACCGTCATCTAGTGGCAGTTTCATTGCTTctttacttacagttgaagtacagactgcaggaaaaataaAATAGTTTTCGATGATTGTGAGGCTCAGATATAGGTTATGGTGTCTAACACTGTCCTGCAGACTAATGTTTTGTGTTGTGCTATACAGGATGTGTGTCATTTATACTCTACAAGGTGGtggaagcgttccacagggatgctggtacatattgactccaatgcttcccacagttgttaagttggctggatgtcctttgggtggtggacattcttgaaaaacccagcagcgttccagttcttgacacaaacggtgcacctggcacctactaccataccctgttcaaagggacttaaatattttgtcttgtccattcaccctctgaatggcaaacatacacaatccatgtctcaattgtctcaatgcttaaaaatctttctttaaccatCAACTCAATTATTTTTCTACAAGCCTATGGATTGCTTATACATAGAAAAGGAAactgtattcatcccccttggtgtttaaatccattattaaaaaattgaaagaatatggcaccacaacaaacctgccaagagagggccacccaccaaaactcacagaccaagcaaggagggcattaatcagagaagcaATAGAGACCAAATATAAccttgaaggagctgcaaagctccacagcggagattggagtgtctgtccataggaccactttaagccatacactccacagagctgggctttatggaagagtggccagaaaaaagccattgcttaaagaaaaaaaataggtAAACACGTTTGATGTGTGCCAAAAAGCATGTGGGAgaatccccaaacatatggaagaaggtactctggtcagacaagagtaaaattgagctttttggccatcaaggaaaacactatggcgcaaacccaacacctctttcACCCCGAGAATACTATCCCCACAGtaaagcatgttggtggcagcattgtgctgtggggatgttttcattggcagagactgggaaactggtcataaTTGAAGGAATGGTGCTAAATACacagaaattcttgagggaaacctgtttgtcttccagagatttgagactgggatggaggttcaccttccggcaggacaatgaccctaagcattctgttaaagcaacactcgagtggtttaaggggaaacatttaaatgtcttgtggtggcctagtcaaagcccagacctcaatccaattgagaatctgtggtgtgacttagattgctgtacaccagcggaacccatccaacttgaacgagctggagcagttttgccttgaagaatgggcaaaaatctcagtggctagatgtgccaagcttatagagacataccccaagagacttgcagctgtaattgctgcaaaaggtggctctacaaagtattgactttgggggggtgaataggtaTGCacgtttttgtcttatttcttgtttgtttcacaataaaaaatatattttgcatcttcaaagtggtaggcatgttgtgtaaatcaaatgatacaaccccccccccaaaaaaaatctattttaattccaggttgtaagtcaacaaaataagaaaaatgcaaagggggggtgaatactttcacaagccactgtactaGTTGGCTCAAAGCAGCTACGGTTTGGTAGCTAAAATGCCAATGTATGTCAGTTGCTTAGCACTGGTATGACAGTGGTTGTGTTCATATAAACTGTGTACAGACTGCCGATAGCACTTCTCATTTCTCACCTCCCTTGATCAGAATAGTAATAGCCCATACACTTCCTGTGTATGTATAAAACCATGGGTCTTTGTACAGGATAGTATTACATTGTCTCCAGACCGACACAAGGCCAGGGCTATACAGTGTATGGAGAGACTTGGACAGATTAGGTGAGTGCTTGTGTCAGGGTGGATGCCATGGGAGGAAATTGATTTTTGAGAGTGTATATCCAGAAAGTCTTCAGAATTACTTTCTCAAAAAACGATCTGTTTTATTTGAAGTTACCTTTTAGTTATTTATCTTATTTCTGATGTGTACCATGGTTGTGGACGTCTCTTACAGACATTTGCCTGCCAACTAAAGCTGAAAGGAAACCTTTTTAAGGACCTTCAACGAGTCATTGAGTTACATGTATTAATGTATTTTGCTGTGAATTAAAGGTATGGGTAAAATATGGTTGCATCTGCATCCCAATGGTCTAAAGAGGAATAGTCTCCTCACTGATTGGAAAGTACTGGACAGGCAAAATCAACATCACCTTTGTGGTTTCGTCTGTCCTGTCCTTGGTTTTCAGATCAGTGCAATTAAAGGAGAGGAAGCCATTGAGATAAATGTAGTACAGTATACACCCTtccgtatttatttggacagtgaagctaaaatgtCTCATaggaggcgacagtacagaatgtcaccttttaattgagggtattttcatgaATTCATACATATCTAATTTATCGTTGAGAAGTGAAAGGACTTTATGTTTCTGCtccccccatttgaagaagtcatcATGAGTACTCTGACAAATTCACtcatagtgtattaaagtagtcaaaagttgagtatttggctacatcaagcttgtgactacacacTTGTTGGaatcatttgctgtttgttttggttgtgtttcagatgattttGTGCCCAAAAAGAATGGAATGATCAATAATGTATTGtctcattttggagtcacttctattgtaaataagaatagatgTTTCTGAACAATTCtaaattaatgtggatgctaccatgattatggacaATCatgaatgaatggtaaataatgatgAGTGTGAAAGGTACagaggcacaaagatcatacccctGAAAAGATGCTAACCTCCCcagttattggtaatggtgagaggttagctttTTTGGGAGGTACGATCTTTATTCATGATTTTTGAGGGTATGACCATCATTATTTATGATGAATTCATGATtttccgtaatcatggtagcatccacattaatgttgaATTGTTCAGAAAcatctattcttatttacaatcaaaGTTACACCAAAATGACACAATGTATGTAATTCTCTCACCATATTTCTACGCAGGAGGAGAGATCAGACGTCAGGGCTCTTATGGCTCGCTTcaacacaggaggaggcagccCCATGGAGGGAGGGGTTCACCCTAAACTGGCATCCCACTCCAGCCTCTCCACTAGTTCCCCTCTCTTAGCCAAGCTAGCTGCCCTGGAGAAGAGCCGATCAGGAGGAGCCCTGACCACCACTAAATCCCCTGCAActaagcctgtgtttcagaaGAAATTTGAGACCGCAGCCAGAGAAGATGTAGGAACCTTGTTCCCCAAACCCCAGTCCTTCAAACCCAGGCCCGTGGAGACCATCAGGGACACAGAGTCTTCAGGGCCTGAGTCCTCTTTCACCATACCTCCACTGAAAAGACCTCCTGTCAACACAGCCTTTCCGGACAACAAGGTCAAACCGGTTCCGGCCTCAGGCTCAGCCAAACCCCCGTGGGTAAAGGACAGTGAGTCAGGAAACACCCCTACAGTCCCTAAACTGCCCTTAGCCCTCAAACCAAATATCTCCATCTCATCACTGCAGTCCAACCTTGACCAAGAGACCCCGAAGGAAAATCCAACACCATCCACCCCCAAATTGCGCCCGATCTCCATGCTCAAATTCTTTCCACCCCACACCCAGCAGAACTCCCTCTCTAGACAGGAAAGTGAAGCAAGCCTCCAAACGTTGAACTCTAGCAAATGTATGCCTCCCCAACCTCCTCTCACTCTGAAACCCAACTTCCTGACAGCGCAAGCTGGAGCGATGGATGAACTGGTCCCTCATGAAGAGAATGATGATCCCTCTGCCCCTAAGAAGAAACCCCTGCCTAATGTGTTTTCTCTGGGGGACCCTCCTCTGAAACCCAACAGGCCTCCCCATGTTACCTTACAGATGTTTCGGACTGAAGGTGAgatctcttctcctttcctctatgTACACCCGAAATACATTAAAACCTAATTATTGGGTCTATTTGACATGTCACAAGACCCAGTCCTCTTCCTTAAATATGTCATCATGTCTCATAAAGGGAATGACAGACCCAGAGGTAGAAGctaaggcacagatctaggatcagcttaccctcctcaaattctaaccttaaccattaggagAAAACATGCACAACAAGCATGGTTCTATTGCTTTGTTGTTGTGTGACAGGTCCTGAGTTGAGCACAGCGgggcctcctccttctcctcttgctCCCCACACCAGCAGTTTCCCTGCACCTCTGACACCCTGCCTCCTCTCTAACTCCCCTGCAGCTATGTAAGTACAATACTTTGCTTATGAGAATCACCGATTCAAGAAGAAACTCCTTAGCATACAAACGTTAACCACCGTAGGCTAACTCACTAGCATACCACACACCCCTATAGCCCCAGCCCCCCCAGTGCGCGGTACGCAACTGAGCTAATTTCTATATTTAGGTTGTCCGCTCTcgagaccacatattgagtgtctctgTTTTGTTGAGGTGTCAGATACTCGGTCTTGACTAGTCTCGGACAGTGAGGACTCATAATTTCTTCAGGAACCAGCGGAGACCAGCAGGgtaaaaaaacagcttccattaAATCAGCCAGAAAAGCGCTTCGCCAGTccaaatatatacactcctttTTGAAACATGAATATCTTTACTCGTACCATCACTGTCCTTTATTTTCACGAAGAAAATATGCTAAAACTTTTTCCAAAACTTCCTTGACTCGCTGGTAGTTAAGAGTTGGGGAAATTGTTGAAGGTTGTGCATTCACTATTAGTAAAGGGGAGACAGGGTGAAATTGTAACAGTCtttatatctattatagacatATTTGCACAGTGACAAACCTATTGgacctaggccttcagtgtgtgacaggctcATAATGCGGAAAGGACAGCAACCGTAATACCAGCTCACTCAAGTATTAGAGTGCAttttttgtaaaacacaaaggatcagtggtgtagtggaggctatAGATAGGTATACGGCCTATACCCACTTTCTTTTCAGTGGGCATTGCCTATACACCCTTCTTAATCCCTTCTGTTGCGTCTCAAAGTAGTGTAGTGATGGTATACGAAGTATTAATGATGTAGTAGGctacaatagagaaatcatgcacaaagtagcctacacaatcgcAAAGCACGTGAAATATATTAACATGCGCGCAGCACATATGGCCTAGTTTCAGCTGAATATCATCTGCAGGCAGGAAGAGCACGAAGCTCTCAACTGGTTTTCATGGAGCAGCTCACATAAGAATGACATCGGTAGCTGGTTGGTAGGAAAGACGTTTCAACATATtatatctaccagtaaatgcgAACTAACGCAACATTGGGTATGCAAACCAGGCATTGAAAACGTTTGGTCCTCAGTCTTGGTTAGTTGGCTACTTGTGATGTGTAATCCAGTCATCATGTGCTGTTTGCATGAACATTTCTAAAGGCTTTCCCCAAAAAACCTTCCCAATTAAATGTTGACtgcaatgtaggcctacctgacAGAATGATATAATGCTGATTTGTATCTATGGGGACAGCATTTGTTTTGCTCAATGGAATTATAGGGCaactatacccccccccccccccaaaaaaaatgtctAGATTTTCCCCAGACATCAACAGTGGTCTCCTGGTGTGGTTTAGGCATTGTTGTTGACTTACAACGTCACATTTTTGGCGTTATTTaaaaaagtgtgattttgagaATGAAAACCTGAAAAATCCAATAGCAAAACATAGGATTTTTCCCAAGGGCGCCTTTGCTTCACACAGGACCCACTTTTCCATGCAcaactacaccactgcataggctcgatggaaagacagcagtccaTGCACTCGgacataataagccagtaggtcccaatcataagaatacaaaaacacaaccattaggCGAAGCATTTCCCAATCGAAATGTACaactattacttcccattgcaaaaaaacatttcacttttagcacacaaagtaaccactgatctaaagtttaaatgcaacaatgtgTTTCACACACATtagttattttcaaagagatggTTATCAACAGTATGTGAGCTGCAATAAATAACACACTTCCACCAGATGATGATCATTTGAAACTTAACTTattgttgaaagttattcttgGGGAGAAGCTAAACAATGAGCAACAACATCCACTTCGATAACATCCACTGCAGCCGCTGCAAACTAGCCTATAACaaaagctagctagttaaaccGTGGGAAAACCTTTGACCTGTTGGGtcaatgtgattggttgattccactgtcactctaaaatgttgccctaatacagttgaatggcagatgccttCTATCAAGTTTCGGATGGCCTAGCCTgtggctaacttagctagctagaaaaATCTTGATTGGATTTTTCTTTCTCTTCAGTTTTCCTTTCTAACAAAAATTGAAGAGACTAAATCagaacatcattgaaaataattatataattattattatttgtattatgcTATAAATCCTTAGCCTTTCTCTGAAAGCATAGAAGGTCCTCATTGTTCCCTGATGTGTTTGGGTTagttaacatttacattacatttaagtcatttagcagacgctcttatccagagcgacttacaaattggtgcattcaccttatgatatccagtggaacaaccactttacaatagtgcatctaactcttttaagggggggggggggttagaaggattactttatcctatcctaggtattccttaaagaggtggggtttcaggtgtctccggaaggtgatgattgactccgctgacctggcgtcgtgagggagtttgttccaccattggggtgccagagcagcgaacagttttgactgggctgagcgggaactgtacttcctcagaggtagggaggcgagcaggccagaggtggatgaacgcagtgcccttgtttgggtgtagggcctgatcagagcctgaaggtacggaggtgccgttcccctcacagctccgtaggcaagcaccatggtcttgtagcggatgcgagcttcaactggaagccagtggagagagcggaggagcggggtgacgtgagagaacttgggaaggttgaacaccagacgggctgcggcgttctggatgagttgtaggggtttaatggcacaggcagggagcccagccaacagcgagttgcagtaatccagacgggagatgacaagtgcctggattaggacctgcgccacttcctgtgtgaggcagggtcgtactctgcgaatgttgtagagcatgaacctacaggaacgggtcaccgccttgatgttagttgagaacgacagggtgttgtccaggatcacgccaaggttcttagcactctgggaggaggacacaatggagttgtcaaccgtgatggcgagatcatggaacgggcagtccttccccgggaggaagagcagctccgtcttgccgaggttcagcttgaggtggtgatccgtcatccacgctgatatgtctgccagacatgcagagatgcgattcgccacctggttatcagaggggggaaaggagaagattaattgtgtgtcgtctgcatagcaatgataggagagaccatgtgaggatatgacagagccaagtgacttggtgtatagcgagaataggagagggcctagaacagagccctgggggacaccagtggtgagagcacgtggtgcggagacagattctcgccacgccacctggtaggagcgacctgtcaggtaggacgcaatccaagcgtgggccgcgccggagatgcccaactcggagagggtggagaggaggatctgatggttcacagtatcaaaggcagccgataggtctagaaggatgagagcagaggagagagagttagctttagcagtgcggagcgcctccgtgacacagagaagagcagtctcagttgaatgactagtcttgaaacctgactgatttggatcaagaaggtcattaaCATTTGTAGAGCGTCTCTATTTGCCCTCTGCATGCCTTTTTTTACCATTCTGAATGTATAAAGAATCCatatgttcttctgaaatattattacagaaatactggacatgttgaactcttattatggtgacgatttgacaaaattacagtcgtggtcttgaattggactcacatttttctggtctcggtcttgactcgatCTCAGACCTCTTGTCCCCCTTCCGGTCTTCACTCGGTCTCGCTCCccctccggtcttggtcttgacttggACTCGATTCGCTCCGGTGTTGGACTTGAATCGGTCTTGCTTTAggtggtctcgaacacaacactgGTTATTCTTAAATTcagtttttttgtggcccccacccccatcaaagttgcccatccctgttctAAATTCTTTGGTGTGATAATAACATGAATgaccgtatgtgtgtgtgtctttctaacCATGAATGATGATCAGAATCCAGGCCGACCAGGAGGAGAGCTATGACGACATTGGGGTCATGAATCTCCCTTCACCCCATCCCCCTGGAGGTGCCACTTCCATTCTTACACAACCTCACCTATACGAGCACTACGGGGCATTGTGAATAATATATGTAGCTAGGCCCTAAATCATTTGGTGGAACAAAGATGATTGGTTCAAATTaagaaataaaaatgtgtttaataCTCAATGTTGTGGATATAAGCTAAGACATAAAAAATTATGTCAATAATCAACATATAACTGAAAATGATTTATATGTTTGTTTGGTTTTCATTACAGGACATCCCAACCTAAAAATTGAGGTATAATATCTGATTTTCCTGATACCGGTAATATGAAGCCTCGAAACTGTACAACTAGTTACTGCACTGTACATAGCATGCATTTAGACAGGGCACATGATCGGTGTTAAAGTAAGTGTGACACATATAGCTGTAgaaataacatgctgggagaaaaGAGGAAGTGGTTAAGAGCGATATCTAGACCCTTGCAGTATGTAGCTTTAGTAAGCCACTTCTGACTGAACATTTGTTTGAATGATCATTTAcatatttagatacagtatgtttacaGTCCAAATCTCTACAACAAGTTTAATCCGTCTTTGATAACAATAATTTCTGTTAGTTTGCAGCTTCACTTTAAAGCTTGATTGTAATATTGTATGTCCCATCCTCTAACAGGCAGAGTTGAGTGATGAAGAGATGTATGAAGACTTAgaggagagatggtgagaggaATCTTTATCACAGAAAAATAATGAATAGAATGTAAAACGATGTTATATATAATAGTGACACCTCTGTAGTATTatcatctaaactcagcaaaaaaagaaacgccctctcactgtcaactgcatttattttcaggaaacttaacatgtgtaaatatttgtatgaacacaacaagattcaacaactgagacataaactgaacaagttccacagacatgtgaccaacagaaattgaataatgtgtccctgaacaaaaggggggtcaaaatcaaaagtaacagtcagtatctggtgtggccaccagctgcattaagtactacagtgcatccatctcctcatggactgcaccagatttgccagttcttgctgtgagatgttaccccagtcttccaccaaggcacctgcaagttcccggacatttctgggggaaatggccctggccctcaccctccgatccaatagatcccagacgtgctcaatgggattgaaatcctggctcttcgctggccatggcagaacactgacattcctgtcttgcaggaaatcacgcacagaatgagcagtatggcaggtggcattgtcatgctgtagggtcatgtcaggatgagcctgcaggaagggtactacatgagggaggaggatgtcttccctgtaacgcatagcgttgagattgtctgcaatgacaagctcggtccgatgacgctgtgacacaccgccccagaccacgacggaccctccacctccaaatcgatcccgcttcagaatacaggcctcagtgtaacgctcattccttttacgataaatgcgaatctgaccatcacccctgatgagacaaaaccgcgactcttcagtggagagcactttttgccagtcctgtctggtccagtgacggtgggtttgtgcccataggtgacgttgttgccattgatgtctggtgaggaactgccttacaacaggcctacaagccctcagtccagcctctctcagcctattgcggacagtctgagcactgatggagggattgtacgcacaatcctggtgtaactcgggcagttgttgttgccatcatgtacctgtcccgcaggtgtgatgttcgggtgtaccgatcctgtgcaggtgttgttacacgtggtctgccactgcgaggatgatcagctgtccgtcctgtctccctgtagcgctgtcttaggcgtctcacagtacggacgttgtaatttattgccctggccacatctgcagtcctgggcatctttcttttggtgtttttcagagtcagtagaaaggcctctttagaggGTTTCATAACTGTGTTTTTTCAtaactaagttttcataactgtggccttaattgcctaccgtctgtaatctgttagtgtcttaacgaccgttccacaggtgcatgttcattaattgtttatg encodes the following:
- the LOC139545110 gene encoding FYN-binding protein 1-like, giving the protein MARFNTGGGSPMEGGVHPKLASHSSLSTSSPLLAKLAALEKSRSGGALTTTKSPATKPVFQKKFETAAREDVGTLFPKPQSFKPRPVETIRDTESSGPESSFTIPPLKRPPVNTAFPDNKVKPVPASGSAKPPWVKDSESGNTPTVPKLPLALKPNISISSLQSNLDQETPKENPTPSTPKLRPISMLKFFPPHTQQNSLSRQESEASLQTLNSSKCMPPQPPLTLKPNFLTAQAGAMDELVPHEENDDPSAPKKKPLPNVFSLGDPPLKPNRPPHVTLQMFRTEGPELSTAGPPPSPLAPHTSSFPAPLTPCLLSNSPAAIIQADQEESYDDIGVMNLPSPHPPGGHPNLKIEAELSDEEMYEDLEERWTEQEAKGLKETNEVKGQEKKSDKEEKKRLEQEKKMQKAREKKEQEAKKKYKLSGPIQVIHKAKAQVECKGGKTDLPLTQGEIIDIIRITDNPEGRWLARNNEGNYGYVRTESVVIDYDLIKDQKKGPLPNQSERNPEVYDDVGILDNACSGVKVQQAEDGDIYDDVDGSNQNRFPPPLPTVFKEGDEIYDDVESQSFTASPPLNRGEEGHSARVGLPQLTPKGKQEVMDPKKKKKFEKEEKEFRKKFKFEGEIQVLYDVTIDPNLDSKKWGNKDLQLKPGEVIDVIVKPTYGKLIGRNRDGKFGYVSMVNVAQDGGDVYDDIGESCIYDND